A window of Vulpes lagopus strain Blue_001 chromosome 16, ASM1834538v1, whole genome shotgun sequence genomic DNA:
cacaggcagagggaggagcaggctccatgcagggagcccgatgtgggactggatcctgggaccctggggtcacaccctgggccgaaggtggcactaaaccgctgagccacctgcgtGCCTTAGCTTCTGATTTTTAATGGCATAACCTGTAGGCTCTAGGATCTGCATTATGttgatatgagaaaaaaaaaaactcacttggtcaaatatttaaattatgaatCATTgataatctaaaagaaaattgTGTTCCTTTcccaagtttattttaaaacataaaatttatcctttATCGGGCAAGCTAGAagtgtgtgtttggtttttttgtttttttgttttttgttttttgtttttgtttttgttttgtttttgtttttttatttttggtttttgtctttgcaAAGCGGGCAGCAGCCTTATCTGTAAGATGCAGAGTCACGACTGAAGCCTGGGATGAAGGAGCTGAACGCTAGTGCACTTAAACAGTGGCTTGACGGCGTGGGCTGTGTGCGGCCCAGATCCCCCGCCCAGGAACCCAAAGGCTGAGTGATACTGGGGTTTGGCGGTTGATAAGGTAAAAAAGCAATAACCAAAGGTACACACCAGGAAATCAGAGGGCGAAGACCATCTACCCTACAGACAACTCCTTGGGCGCTCCGTCGTGCTGGCCTCCACGCCCCCAAGAGTAGGGTGAACTTGGCTCCAAGACAGGTTTTaattgtatgatttcttttttttaaagattttatttatttaattcatgagagacgcagcgagagaggcagagacacaggcagagggagaagcaggctccacgcagggagcccgacatgggactcgatcctgcaactccaggatcacgacccagactgaaggcaggtgctaaaccgctgcgccacccagggatccccctaattgtGTGATTTCAACTACAGAGATGGTGTCGATTTCTGTCcaggatatgaaaaaaaaatggaggccaATTTCTCAGCACCACGTCTTACCTGGGAAGCCCAAGTGACGCTTCAGGGACAGCTGGTCTACCAGGTTCTcacgcccctccccgcccccaccaagGGAGGGAGTACAAGGGAGCAGCTTCCATCCACCTTCTGACATGCTTAGTGCTTTCCTCGACTTTAAAATAATCGTGATTACTCAATAATACATCGTCGTTGTAGAAAAGCcagaaaatacagattcctgTCATCTAGAAACGCCCAGTTTCTACCCGGTGTCTGcccttagagattttttttttctttcctgagcaTCTGTATCACTGTAGATACATATTattcgcaaaaaaaaaaaaaaaaaaatagaatcggATAGTTTCACAGGCTGGTTTTCTAAGTAAACGTACGTGAGCCGCTTTGATACCAGTAGTCACTTCTGCGACAGCGTGAGCGTATGGGATCCCACTAAGTTCCCGTACGTTCACTGGCGCCCTGTTGTGGGTACTGGAGGTTCCGTTTACTTCCTCACTGGAACAAACAGCACTGCCAGGAATATTTTCATACGAAGTCCCCGGGTGTATATCCTTCCTCACTCCTCCCGTACAAGCTCCTCTGAGCGGAATTGCTGAGGACGTGTGCTTGCCTTTGAAGGCTTCTGATGCCTACCGCCGGGTCATTCTCCGTAGGTCCCGCCTCTCTCTCCCGCGGGCATGGATGGGAGCAGCAGGGTCTCCTAAAAATAGTGGTTTTTGCGAGCAAAAACCAACACGGATGGACGTGCACACACAATAACAATGGACCAAAGGGGTCTGAAGAGTAGATGACAGACAGGGACGAGCAACTCGgagccttgtgtgtgtgtctcatgaaaaacgTGGTATCGATTCTACTCCGACGGGGACATTGGGCGGCAGCGCCAGCAGCAGAAGCCGTCAGCCTTTCCCGCTCCCGTGGACAGTCCCTGTGTTTGGCCGCATCCGTGCTGTTGCCATTAAATCCTGCCGAGGCGACGAGACGGGCGTATGTGGGGAGTACTGTGCAAAGAGCCACGAAGGGTCGCAATATTCAGAATCGATTAGGAGAACCGAGGATcccgcctgcctgcctgccctccccctcgTCCACCAGACTTCTCCTTCAGACACACCCGGCGTCTTCTGACTTCCCTGCCAGGGCAGAGCCGTGCAGGCTGCACCAGGAAGGCTCCGCTGCCGTCTGACGGGAGCGGCCGTGAGCCGCTGTCCCCTTATGCCCCATGGGGCCAGCTGGGTCCCTCCGTGACTCATTTGTACCGGTTCACGGCTCGGGCTGCAGCACCAGGTCACCTGGGCCCAGACGCTGGGCGTGCCCTCCCGTGCCCCGGCGTGCTCGTGGAGCCGTGTTCTCACACTGGCTGCGGCCCACGGCGGACGCTGTGCCCACGTCCCACGATGGCGAGTAGGGCTCTCACGTCTGCGGTCAAGCTGCCCATGGCTCCGAGCAGCAGGTGAGGGCACGGCCACGCTCTGGGACCCTCGTACCTGCAGCACCCGTCCCCCGGGGGTTCCCACGTGACCCTTTCCGGGAGCCCTTGCGGCGGGCGTGCAGACTTCGCTGGGTGCCTTCCCGTCGCCTGCCTTCCGCCCGAAGCCCAAAGTTGGCGCCTCCTGAGCCGGAAAGGCCGCCCGCAGCGTGATTCTTGGGGCAAGGCCCCGCTTTAAGGCGTTAGCCTTTCTGAGCTCAGAGGCCTTTGCTGCCTCCAGAGCCTCAGCCCTCGCCCTGGAGAGCCTTGCCCTTCACGACTCTTCCCTGCTGTGATGGGAAGATGTACACGGATCCAGAAACTCGATGCACGGATCTCTGCCCCCACGTCCCCTGCGGCCGTGAACGGCCCAGACCCTGCAGGTGGGGCGCCACAAGGCAGTGAGAACGTCGTGGGACGGCGGCCCTTGGTGGTCCCCTCGGACGTCCGTCGGCTACGTTGCTTGGAGCATCCCTCCTACTGTAGGTGTGTCTCGCGTGTGCACGGCTTGCTCCCCCGGGGCGTGGGCTCTGGAAGGGCCTCGGTCTCCTGCTTCGCAGTCCCTGGGTATTAGGAGGCCGCgctgcagagggaagggaggagagccCGGAACTGGGAACTTGGAGACGTTTGCTCTCTTTCTAGACCCGCCATTGATTAGCCCGGTGACTCGAGTGGTCGCCAGACCTCAGCCATGACATGGAGGCTGGACGAAGCGTCTCCCCCACCTTTAATTTTCCAGTCATTTCCAGGACACTTGCTCTCTAAAGGGCTAGAAGGTTCATAATTTCTGAGGGAGTGGAAACAAGGACCAGGAACATGTCGGTGTCCTATTCAGACCAGTCAagcatttgaatattttattgacttttaagcaaaaaaaaaaaaaggagtccagAGGCTCCATTTCCTCCACCGCTAGTTTGATCATGAGCAAAGCCCGTGCGGCGTCTCATCGCTGGCTTTCCTGCCGTGGCTCTCGGGAGATATTTTGTCAGCAAACGGTGATAATGGCTCGTCGTTGTTTGATTTCTCAACATCCTGCCAGGAAAGtccttttgtaaaataaatcttaGTTACTACAATTGGGAGGATTCCTCCCAGCAGCTCTGGTCGATGGTAGAGGTCTTGGGCTCGTTGCTGGACAAATTCTCGGGGTGGATTTTAGTTACCATCCTCCTCTCTTGTCTGTCTTGGTAGATGCACGTGACgtctcaaaaacaaaatgcatcTTCTCCCTCCTGTTGTTTGCAAGCCCTGCGGCCCCGTCCCCAAATCTGTAGAACTTTATGAAGTCCCGGCTTGACCTCGCTGCCCGTGGAAATGACGAGATCCCGATGACGCGGTTGAGGAAGCATGGAAATTCCCGACTAGGAGGAAGGGTCTGTGTAAAAGGTGGCATCCCCCCTGTCCGTTTGAGCCCTTCGATGGACTTTACAAAAGCCGCTGTCATATTAGTACGCCTTGGACTTTGGTGTTCACCGGACCTGTGCCACCGTCTCATAAGGCTTCAAGATCATTAGGGTCCCAAGGACTTCGATAGCTACGCCGCTCCGATCCGTGCTTCTGGCTGCTTTTGTACCTTCTCAGACTGATTACCTCTCCGCCTTCTGGTCGCCTTCCAGAAACTGCCACGCGGGTCGGGACTCAATGCGTCTTGGTCCTGATGCTCCAGCGGCTGGCGGTTGGCCTtggctcctccttcctcttcccacctGGAGGTCTGTCTCAGGATGGGACTTAGAAAGACGTACAAAATAAAAGGCACGTCCCATattcaaatggggaaaaaatatgcaaaaaaaaatatgcagaagatCCCGAGCACCGGCCGTACGTTCTCTGTTCATTCCTTCCCTAATGGTGTCCTGGTTTCAGATGAGCTCTCAAGCACGTGTCGCACATCCTGGCGCCGCCGCGGGCTCTGCGACAGATGGCAAGGATGGGAAGCAGTCAGGGAACTCGAGTTGGAGCTTTAAAAAGGCCTGAGGATCAGAAAGATGCCACGCTGGTTCCCTGCGCCAGGCGAAAATACAGGCTTTGGCTTTGGCCACCTCAGCCCGTTGTGCATTCTTCAATGACAGTCGGCGCCACGGACTCGGGCCGAGGAGGGCGTTTTTATCTCCACTGTGAGTGCAGCCTGAGTCCCTGGGCTCACGGCTCCGCACGCCAGCTTGTCGCCAGCACGTCCTCTCCGCgtccaccctgcttgtgctcctgcCTCCAGCTGGGGCTGGGCGGGCAGCAGGCTTCCAGGCACGCCCCGACTTGCAGGTCCATCAGAATCACCGAGTTACTAAGAATTGAGAAAGCTTGAGATTTTATCTTAGGTGCTGGCAGGGGCAAAGGGAattgcttgcattttttttcattaattcaagGAAATAGCTTtaagtatacacatatatatagagagcagggctttagaaatgcaaataggGCGTTTATGGGGCCTCATGCCTGTGCACTTGGAGGATCTGAGCCAAGCGCCAGCCGGATTCCCTGAACACCTGCACCTACGGCAGCTGGAAGTGCCCTGGGTCTGATACTTTTAACCTCCTGGGGGCTTCGGGGCGCGGGTGCTGCAGACACATGGCCCTGGGAGGCCGCATGGCAGTCGGCTCAGTGGATGATGGTTGGTTACGGCTGCCGCCTGGACGTCTCGTGATGTGCCACGTTCAGTACGGGTCTGTCTTCACTTCGCTTATCCTCCGACTCCCCCACCGGATCCTAAGTTCTGGGAAGGCAGAGATTCTCCTGTCCCCCACTGGATCCTGCAGTGCCCCGCacgcagtaggtgctcaataaacaaagaaatgactGCAGCTGGATTGCAAAATTGCCCGTCATAAATTGTGGCTAAAACAACAGAGGCAGCGCCCGCTGGCCGAAACCTCTAGAGAGAGGCATCTGACCTGTGGTATCCTAGGACGTGGCCGGGCGTCATGTTCGGAACGAGAGATCTGGACTTCCGAGGAGACATACCTGCCGCTGGGAAGCAGGTGCCTTGGGGACACGCAGCAGTTTGGTGGTTCTGGGAGGAGGGCCCGGCCGGTGGGTGCGGCAAGGCTGGGCGTGAGGCCCGGAGCGCGGGCAGGGGCAGTGAGGGGTCCCGGCCAGGTGGCACTGGGCCCGCCAGGTGGGACGTGCGGCATCAGGAGGTCTGGTCACAAGCAGCAGCACCTCCGTgtccacccccacctctgccagACTGACGCTTCGGCTGTCCACACTGGTCGGGGGCCTCCAGGCTGTCCACGTGGGTCGGGGACCTTAGAATCTAGCCACTGCCTAAAGTGCTACTGTCCTGTATTCcttacagctctttttttttttttttaagattttatttacttattcatgagagacccagagagagaggcagagacccaggcagagggagaagcagggctccctgggggcagcccggtgcaggactcgatcccgggacccggggtcacgccctgggccgagggcagctgctctgcccctgctgcccccagacACCCCCGTACTCTCTCTGTTGTACCGTGAGCAGCGTGCGTCCCCGGCCAGGGCTCCGTCGGGGTCAGCTGGGGACACGGCAGGTGCAGCACCGAGCTTGAGGCGTGGAGAAAGGGTTCCACGaacgtttgttgaatgaatgagcaaaataaacccaTGACTTGGGCAAATCCGAGGAGTGCAGGAGGATCAGGAACATCTGTGGGGTAAGGGGCTGCAGGTGGCTTCAGGGGACACGGAGTCTCTCTAACGGCTGTGTCATCCCTTCCAGGCCCGCGGAGATTTCACTTTCTGCTGTCCTAGAGCACGCCCAGCCTGCCAAGCAcaggcctcccctgccctggggttggggctgcccctggagcacaggcctcccctgccctgggatTGGGGCTCGCCCCTGGAGCAcaggcctcccctgccctggggttggggctgcccctggagcacaggcctcccctgccctgggatTGGGGCTCCCCCCTGGAGCAcaggcctcccctgccctggggttggggctgcccctggagcacaggcctcccctgccctggggttgggggctgcccctggagcacaggcctcccctgccctggggttGGGGGCTCCCCCCTGGAGCAcaggcctcccctgccctggggttgggggctgcccctggagcacaggcctcccctgccctggggttGGGGGCTCCCCCCTGGAGCAcaggcctcccctgccctggggttGGGGCTGCCCCTGGAGCACAggcctctcctgccctggggggcccagccctgcccccccaGTTCCCCGGTTTTGGCTGACGATAGTGCATGTGGGGTGGGTTTCGCGGGCGAGCTCGGATCGGGAGAACCCCGAGGATCCTGGTGGCGGCCCAGTGAGCGCTGAGCTTGCCTGTGCCCCCGGGACCCTCCGAAGGACATCGCTACCCTTTGCCTGTGTTGGGTTTCCTTGTCCCCCGCAGGCGAGCTGTCGCTGGAGGAGGCGCAGGACCCTTTCCTGGTGAGCATCCACATCATCGCGGACCCAGGGGAGTcgcaggcgctgcaggaggccgtGGACAGGGTGCTGGCCTGGGTGCACCCCGACCTGCAGCTGTTCCGGGTGTCGGAGCGGAGGGCGTCCCGGCGGCGGCGCAGGGCCTGCAAGGGTGCGCGGCCGGCGCTGGCCGTGGTGCTCTTCCTGCAGGAGGAGTTCGGCGACGAGCAGATCCTGCACCTGCACCGCACGCTGCAGCGGCCGCCCTGGCGCCACCACCACACGGAGCGCGTGGCCGGCCGCCTGCGGCCCTACCTGCCCTGCAGCCAGGACTTCTTCTCGCTGGGCCCGGGGACGCCGCTGTGGGCCGTGCGGCCCGTGCACTACGGCCGGGAGATCGTGCGCTTCACCGTCTACTGCCGCCACCACAGCTACGCCGACAGCCTCCGGCTCTACGGGCTCATCCTGCGGCGCAGCCCCAGCCAGAGGAAGGCCGACTTCTGCGTCTTCCCCATCTTCTCCAGCCTGGACGTGGACATCCAGTTCTCCCTGAAGAGGCTGCCCTGTGACCAGACGCCCGCGCCCGCCGACTCCGCCGTGCTGGAGTTCAGGGTCAGGGACATCGGGGAGCTCGTGCCCCTCTTGCCCAACCCCTGCAGCCCCATCAGCGAGGGGCGCTGGCAGACGGAGGACCTGGACGGGAACAAGATCCTCCTGCAGGTACGCGGGTGGACAGGTGCTGGGGCGGGGACCCCGGGGTTGGGGGTCGGGCCCGGAACCCCAGCTACCCCAGGACCTGGTGCCGGGCGACCAGGGAGGCGAGAGGAGGGATGCGTGGGGCCTGTCCGGCTCTGAGTCACGGTGGCCGTCGGCCGCCCCGGTCGTCCTCGCTTGGCCGCCGAGGCTGCGGGGCCTGGGGAGCACCTGCTGGCTCCTCTGCGGCCTCTGCTGCTGTGGGAGGCTCCACCACTGCTGGTGGCTCCTGGGGATTCAGACCAGCTTCCATCCGGGGCCTCCCTGGATCCCAGTGTCCCCGCCCACACTCAGGGAGTTGTCACCGCGCGCCCTTCACTTCCCCGGGGACctcaggaaagcccagcccttgGGGAGCTGCAAAATACAGTGAGATTCCCGGGAGGAGACACCAGGTCCTCTTCCCTCTAGCGCTCCCCACCGTGCACCGCCCACCCTTCTACCCCGACGGCGTCAGCGGGGCGTTAAAAGCCAGTGATCGCTTTAAAAAGTACAGTCTGATAAGTGTTTTAAGAAGTAAGTGATGCCTTTTGGAATTCTTAGTTTCGTGAATCTTGGGAAGGGGTAAGCGAATACTTTTTAGGGGAATGGTTAATCTTTCACTCAGTTACGGGAGCTCTttgccctcccagcctccccccgtccccccgGTTGCCGGACGCTCTTCCAGGATCACTAATTGTACttgagaatttaaaattcagcacaggggggatccctggggggctcagtggtgaagCGTCTACCTTGGGcgcagggcgtgaccccggggtcctgggttcgagtcctgagtcgggctccctgcagggagcctgcttctccctctgcctgcggctctgcctctctctgtctctctctctatcatgaataaataaataaaatcttaaaaaaaaacattaaaaatagaaataaaattcagcaCGTAGACTTAAGCAAGTCCTACGCCTGGCCCCACTGATAAACGCTTTCTAAACTCAGGCGTTCTGGGATTAACCTGTAAATCCGTTCCAGGCATAtaggactttgtttttttttcctgaaaaatctcTGGCTCAGGCATCTGAGTTTTCCCGTGTGGCTACCTGGAAGGAGAAAGTTGACAGTGAGTTAGGGGCCGTCACCTCGAAAGGTGCCAATTGCAGTCGCTTCAGAGCCTTTCTTGCTTTTGACACCAGGCGTCAGAACCATAATCCGCAGGTCACAAATGAAGCGAGCATTTGGCACGTGCCCGGAAAACGTTTGTTAAAACTGCAGCCAGGCCGCCTCGCTGTGGTCAGAAAGGTCACCCCTGAGACGGTCCCTGTTTCTAGGACACAGGTAACGCTGAGATCTTCCTTTGAACTACACAGATAAGAAAGTGAAGGAAATCGCCTTATTATTC
This region includes:
- the FAM124A gene encoding protein FAM124A; the protein is MSSTSSELSLEEAQDPFLVSIHIIADPGESQALQEAVDRVLAWVHPDLQLFRVSERRASRRRRRACKGARPALAVVLFLQEEFGDEQILHLHRTLQRPPWRHHHTERVAGRLRPYLPCSQDFFSLGPGTPLWAVRPVHYGREIVRFTVYCRHHSYADSLRLYGLILRRSPSQRKADFCVFPIFSSLDVDIQFSLKRLPCDQTPAPADSAVLEFRVRDIGELVPLLPNPCSPISEGRWQTEDLDGNKILLQAQRALKTPRPARSPHLSEQEPPPLPSPSGSVSGRHQQSPAVSPQPAPGPTAQPPRHLPELAGPAGSTTSLPWSFQRSKSLFCLPTGDPPPGSSALPQWFSSSGAPGHRASGRGHGQLVSVDDLEGAQETDVDTGLRLSSSDLSVVSAYSAPSSFGRAQAALGPGGVHSHGPQPKGVREGPLPTGGGGATWVPLPAVSPRPPPELPAPAPPGPAGRDAEEFYI